The Trinickia caryophylli genomic sequence TTCTCGACGATCGATCAAGGCTGGATCGGTTGGTTCTGCGAACAGGCGGTCCGGCAGGCCAGCTCGAACGCCACGTCCTTTTCGATTTCGGGCAACGGCAAACAGGTGCGCGACATTTTGCATGCGGATGACATGGTCGGCCTGTATCTGAGCGCCGCCGAGCACATCGACAATGTCCGCGGGCAGGCATTCAATATCGGCGGCGGGCCGGGCAACAGCCTGTCGATCATCGAATTGCTGCATGAACTAGAAACGCTGGTCGATGCGCGGTTGAAGTGGCATCACATTCCCGCGCGCCAAAGCGATCAAAAGGTGTTTGTCGCGGACATCGCGAAGATCACGCGCGCACTCCCCTGGACCCCGAAGGTCGACAAGCGCAGCGGCCTGACCTCGATGGTCGAGTGGGTCCGCACGATGAACGGCTGAGCAAAAGATGCGCGTGCGGTGCCGGCTGGGATAACCCCGGATGCCTGATGCACGCCCCGAATGGGGATGGGATACCGGGAGAGTCGAACCAGGCGCGCCAACCCGTTGCGCACGATGGCGTCCTGCGAGCGGGCAAGTACTCGACCTTGCCCGCATTCACCCGTCACTCTTCGGCGTCTTCGATCCAGGCCAGTTGAATCGCCTCCAGGATTTTTTCGTTCGATCGCTCTGGATCGTCGTCGAATCCGTCCAGTTCCGTCACCCACCGATGCAAGTCGGTGAAGCGCACGTACTGCGGGTCGATATCGCCGTGCTTGTCCGTGAGCGCCATTGCGATTTCTTGTACGTCCGTCCACTTCATGGCGAATTCCTCCTGATCAGTGGTTTTCCTTCGCATGGTTGATCGAATAGCGCGGGATCTCGACAACGAGATCTTCGCCCTCGGGCACGAGCGCCTGGCACGAAAGACGCGAAGTCGGCTCGAGCCCCCATGCCTTGTCGAGCAAATCGTCCTCGCTCTCCTCCGACGGCTCCAGGGCGTCGAAGCCTTCTCGGACGATGATATGGCAAGTCGTGCATGCACAGGACATTTCGCATGCATGCTCGATCTCGATGCCGTTCTCCAGCAGCGTTGCACAGATGCTCTTGCCCGGCTCGGCCTCGATTACGGCGCCCTCGGGACACAGTTCGACGTGAGGCAGTACAACGATTTGCGGCATACGAATTTCCGTTCGGTCAATAAAAGGCGGCGGCAGGCGACGTCCGACGAATGCAGCCGGAGCCGCACCGACGCTTGGCTCCGGCCCCATGCAGAGGCCTTTTCCCAGCCCTGAGGCACATTGTACGGTTGGCCGGCATCGCTCGTCCGCGCTCAGATCTCGTCGAGCTTGCGGCCTTGCAGGGCCGCGCGAATGCTCTTGTTCATGCGACGGGCGGCAAACTCGTCCGTCTCGGCGGCGAGCGCCTTCGTTGCTGCTTCGATGACGTCGGCATCGGTGCCTTGGGCCGAAGCGCGCAGCCGGCCGAGTGCGGCATCGACACGCGCACGCTCGTCGGCCGCCAGCAGTTCGCCGTCCGCCGCAAGTGCGGCTTCGGTCGCCTCGGCGAGCCGCTGCGCCTCCACTTGTGCTTCTCGCAGTGCGCGAGCACGCATATCGACTTCGGCCGACTGGAAGCTGTCTTCGAGCATCCGGGCGATGTCGTCGTCGGCCAGGCCATACGACGGCTTGACGACCACCGAGGCTTCCACACCCGAAAGCTGCTCGCGCGCGACGACAGAAAGCAGCCCGTCGGCATCCACTTGAAAGGTCACGCGGATGCGCGCCGCCCCAGCTGCCATCGGCGGAATCCCTCGCAGCTCGAAGCGGGCGAGCGAACGGCAGTCGGAGACGAGCTCGCGCTCGCCCTGCACGACGTGGATCGCCATTGCGGTCTGCCCATCTTTGAATGTCGTGAACTCCTGAGCGCGCGCGACGGGAATCGTCGAATTGCGCGGCACGATCTTCTCGACGAGCCCGCCCATCGTTTCGATGCCGAGCGACAGCGGAATCACGTCGAGCAGCAGCCAATCGTCGCCGCCACGGTTGCCCGCAAGCAGATCGGCCTGGATCGCGGCACCGAGCGCAACGACCTGATCGGGATCGAGATTCGTGAGCGGCGGCTGCCCGAAGAACGCCTGCACGGCGCGGCGCACGACCGGCATGCGCGTTGCGCCCCCGACGAGTACGACACCCTTGATTTCCTGCGGCGTGACCTTCGCATCGCGCAGCGCCTTTTTCGTCGGGCCAAGCGTGCGCTCGACGAGGGCGCCAACGAGCTCCGCAAACTGCGCCTCGCTGATCGACAGCACGACAGCGGTGCCGTCGGACAACGTGACGTCGAGCGCGGCCTGCGGCTGGCTCGAAAGCGCCTCTTTGAGCGTCCGCACGCGATCGAGCAGCAGCCGCACGTCCTCGGCCGCCAGGCTTTGGGGCGCGAGGCCCGCCGCTTTCAGCACGTGCCGATAAAGCGCATGATCGAAATCGTCACCGCCCAGCGCCGAATCGCCGCCCGCGGCCAGCACTTCGAACACGCCCTTTGTCAGCTTCAGAATCGAAAGATCGAACGTGCCGCCGCCCAGGTCGTACACCGCATAGAGGCCTTCCGCGCCATTGTCGAGACCGTAGGCGATCGCGGCGGCCGTGGGCTCGTTGAGCAACCGCAGGACGTTGAGGCCGGCCAGGCGCGCGGCATCCTTGGTCGCCTGGCGCTGCGCTTCGTCGAAGTAGGCGGGCACCGTAATGACCGCGCCGACGAGTTCGTCGCCAAGCGTATCTTCCGCGCGCTGACGCAGTGTCGCGAGGATCTCGGCCGACACCTCGACCGGGCTCTTGATGCCGGCCACCGTACGGATCTGGACCATTCCAGGCGCATCGACGAAATCGTAAGGCGCGTTTTCGGCCCCTTCCACATCGGCCTTGCCGCGCCCCATGAACCGCTTGACCGAGACGATCGTGTTGCTCGGATCGATCACGGCCTCGTTTTTTGCCGTATGGCCGATGCGCCGGCCGCCCTTCTCCAGATAGCGCACGACGGACGGCAGCAGCACGCGGCCGCCTTCGTCGGGTAGCGCGTCAGGTACGCCGTTGCGCACCGCGGCGACGAGCGAGTTCGTCGTGCCGAGATCGATACCCACGGCAAGCCGGCGCTGATGCGGCGCCGGCGCCATGCCGGGTTCGGAGATTTGCAGTAAAGCCATCTTGTGATTGTCTTTAGGGGACGTTGCCCGTCATTATCCGCGTTGCGAGCCGATCGAGGGCTGCGCGCACGTACGG encodes the following:
- the iscX gene encoding Fe-S cluster assembly protein IscX, whose product is MKWTDVQEIAMALTDKHGDIDPQYVRFTDLHRWVTELDGFDDDPERSNEKILEAIQLAWIEDAEE
- the fdx gene encoding ISC system 2Fe-2S type ferredoxin, with the translated sequence MPQIVVLPHVELCPEGAVIEAEPGKSICATLLENGIEIEHACEMSCACTTCHIIVREGFDALEPSEESEDDLLDKAWGLEPTSRLSCQALVPEGEDLVVEIPRYSINHAKENH
- the hscA gene encoding Fe-S protein assembly chaperone HscA — its product is MALLQISEPGMAPAPHQRRLAVGIDLGTTNSLVAAVRNGVPDALPDEGGRVLLPSVVRYLEKGGRRIGHTAKNEAVIDPSNTIVSVKRFMGRGKADVEGAENAPYDFVDAPGMVQIRTVAGIKSPVEVSAEILATLRQRAEDTLGDELVGAVITVPAYFDEAQRQATKDAARLAGLNVLRLLNEPTAAAIAYGLDNGAEGLYAVYDLGGGTFDLSILKLTKGVFEVLAAGGDSALGGDDFDHALYRHVLKAAGLAPQSLAAEDVRLLLDRVRTLKEALSSQPQAALDVTLSDGTAVVLSISEAQFAELVGALVERTLGPTKKALRDAKVTPQEIKGVVLVGGATRMPVVRRAVQAFFGQPPLTNLDPDQVVALGAAIQADLLAGNRGGDDWLLLDVIPLSLGIETMGGLVEKIVPRNSTIPVARAQEFTTFKDGQTAMAIHVVQGERELVSDCRSLARFELRGIPPMAAGAARIRVTFQVDADGLLSVVAREQLSGVEASVVVKPSYGLADDDIARMLEDSFQSAEVDMRARALREAQVEAQRLAEATEAALAADGELLAADERARVDAALGRLRASAQGTDADVIEAATKALAAETDEFAARRMNKSIRAALQGRKLDEI